A stretch of DNA from Serinus canaria isolate serCan28SL12 chromosome 14, serCan2020, whole genome shotgun sequence:
TGTTGGGCTCCCCTATGGTGCAGGTAAGAGCTTAATATTATGGTTTTTGGGGAATATCCAGTTTCAGCATTTGTTCTTCTGGCCTCCCACATATTTCTTCTTGAGAACAAGAACATTATCAGCCAGTCAGCCTGTACAGAACACATCTGTGGTTCTGTATCTGCAATGCACAGATTCACAGGCTCCTGCACTTACTCTGTCAAACTTATtagtaaaagaaataataatccAAAGTCTTCAAAAAAGGAGCAACTTTACCCTCTTTGAAGAGCAGAAACACAGTCCCAAACCTTCCTTGAATTACAGAAGGAATATTCAATTTCTGCAGGAATCCAGAGCTCCTTAGACTGTAGAAGTGGGGGAAATACAGCCTCAGATGTCAGGGCATAGGACAAGGGACGGGCAGTGTGATTTGAGATACCAGTATGTGTTCAAAAATGCCAATTAACAGTAAAACCTGTCTTGCAGTTATATAACTTCTACCCATCCCTTGGATTTCTGTCTGGAGCTTCCAAGACTGTGCTACAAAATATCCTTGAATTGAATGCTTTTCTCCAGAAGCTCTTCCAGGAACACAAAGAGGAGCTTAATGAAAATGACTTAACAGGCTTTGTCGATGCCTTTCTGGTGAAGCAAAAACAGGTACTCTACAGCTGAGTCCCAGTGCCTTTCTGCTCCCTTCCTTAGCTCTGACTTAGCTGGCCCTTAGGACTGGCCATCTGTCAGGGACTGGCAGCGAGTGGAAACAGAAGTGCAGTGAGCAGAATATATCAAAGCTCAcacactgagctgtgctggattCACTCATGGCCCCACTGGAACTGCTGGTTAAAGGGATTTAGTTGTCAAGACATCCCTCGGAGGGGAAATAAGTTCCCACTCAGCACACATAAGGAGGAGATCATCCCAAACCTTCCTGCAAGAATGGTACTGTGATAAACTGTGTTGCAGTAAATAAATTCCAATTCATTGgaatttttctaatatctagACTTGGGGATTAAACATATGCTTGGGACCAGACAAATTCCACACAGCATAGGCCCTAATGCTAAAAGACTAATTATTCAGTTTTCCAGCACATATAAAGTCACAGAAGGctaaaatgcagataaaaatgGAGGCAATACAGTCACATATGGGTATCACTTGCTGTATTACCCCCATGTTTTGAAGGAGTCAAAGAAGCCACACACTGCATTCAGCAATGGAAACCTGATGTTTTCAACCCTGGACCTCTTTGCTGCTGGGACTGAGACTACATCCACAACTGTGcgctgggggctgctgctgatgATGAAATACCCAGAAATTCAGAGTAAGGAGTTCACATCTCTTGTACAATTTATTGATGCATGCTTAAGGCTTTGGCTGTGGGAGGGAGTGGAACTCATTCAGTGTTGCCTAGAGTAATTAttctcagtgctctgaggagatAGCAAGCGTTGACTTTACAAAGGAATTTTATTCAGCTGGATTGCAATAAACCAGCCCAGCCAagtgggaaaggctgaggggCAGCCTACAGACACAGTAAAGCTCCCTCCTGGTAATTCACCTGCAGGCTATGGGCTTACGTCACCAAAGGTCCCCTCAGGAGCTGATTCTGATCTGGTTTCTGTTGGAGGTTATGGGGTAACAAAGGTGTGTAATGAGAGTCAGGCATGAGATTGGACTGTAGTGACTCCATTCAAGCTGCCTTAGCCCACCAACAAACCTGAAAGAACCCCACTATGCCCTGACTTACCCACTTCTGCCCTTCCCAGATatttcagttttcccttttcttcatcTCTGCCTCACTGGTAGCCATTTCAGTTGCAAGATGAGATTATAATCAGCTTCTTAATCCTTTCCTCCCTCCAAGGAAAGATTCAGGAAGAAATGAACCATGTCATTGAACCAGGAGAGCTGCCTAAGTTggaggacaggaaaaaaatgccttaCACAGAAGCAGTAATACACGAAATACAAAGGTTTGCCAATATTGTCCCCATGGGCGTATCCCGATCGACTCCCTGCGATGTGAATTTCCGAGGCTACGTGATTCCCAAGGTGAGCTCTGAGGATGGCAGCTTGTGCTGCACAGATTCCTCACACCTTTCTTTAAAGCAGATGAAGAAACACATAAATAACTAAAGACACGGTGATGCATGGTTTAATCTGTGCTGTGACCCTTTGTCTTAGATCCAGGATAATTACTGTAAACATACAATGGATTGTGGTCTGGTACAGTTGTTTGAATCATGATTAaccaaaaatttaattaaatcacACTGGTTTGAATCTTTTATGTCAAATGTGGGACCTCTACCTTTGTTGAAAGATCTGACTCTGTAAGAAAGGAATGTTTTGTGgtccaaaaaataaaacagcagttACTGAAAACAGACAGAGCCATGATGGGACAGAGAAACATTCACCAGTTCTATCTGTCAAGTCTTATTTGCCTCTtcacattaggaaaaaaacacagtctGGCTTAAGTAAGGGAGCGCTCTCCTCTTCCATGAGTTTCTTTGATCCCTTTCAGGGCACTGAGATTATTCCACTGCTGACCTCTGCTCTGAATGACGAGTCACACTGGAAAACCCCGCATCAGTTCAACCCTTCCCATTTCCTTGATGCCCATGGGAACTTCATTAGGAGAGAAGCATTTATTCCATTCTCCATAGGTAAGAGGGGTATGGGTGCAAGGCTGATGGCAGTTCCGCCTGATTTCAGGAAAGTATGAAAGCCAGGGACACAGAACAGAGGGTAAAGGATTGCTGTTCATTTCTCCTATCCACCACTGCTGTAGGTAACCACCTCTTCTTTGGGAGAGATGGGAAACATGGATTTACTCACAGCCTGTTCATATATCCACAGTCTGTGGATATATGAACAATTTCATATATCCACAGACTTCTGTGTAGTTTGAGACCAAATCAGTAGCACCTCTATTATacagagagaaggaaggggaaatgTCCTACCTCAGCAGCCTGCTCTTCCAGACTGTACCTCCCATTTAGAAGGTCTCAGATATCAACACTAACAGTTAGAGTGCTGACCATTAACTTCTCCCCTGGCTGTTTTCAGGGCGAAGGGCTTGCCTTGGTGAAGGACTGGCCAGAATGGAGCTGTTCCTCTTCTTTTCCGGCTTGCTCCGcaaatttgttttccagcctcctccaggAGTGGAGAAGTCAGACCTGGATCTCACTGCTGATGTTGGCTTTACCTTGACTCCCATGCCTCACCTGGtttgtgctgtgccctgtgaaTGATCAAAACCACAGCATTAGAGTAGTGAACACTTCAAGCTTTAAAGCAAATCTTGCTACAGTAGGGAAAAGCTGTCCCTGAGCTTTAGGGGGAGGAAGACACCAGGcactgttattttattttctctcattcGTGACATCCTCTCCAACAGCTCTTGCAATGTCTAATTTGTATAATGCAAACCCTTCAGACAGTTCTGAGTTCTGCTCTCAGAAACTGTGGCTCATTCCTGGAACTGCACGTCAGAGATGCTGTTTTCAGGACAGTTTGAAAGAGTGAAATGCCTTCAGAACTCCTCTGTAGATGTAACCCATCAGAGCTCTCCCCTGGCAGCCTCTGGGGAATTTCTCAGCCCAAAGTCCAAGCCCTATAGCAGAGCTGATTATAAGTGGCCCAGCTGGAGACAAGAGACACTCAAAGGATCTGGAAGTCTCCACAGGATGGTTGTTCAGCCGAGCCTCAGACTGAGCTTCCATTGTGCCATACAACCTGCCTTATCTTTATTACAGAGTCCCAGACACAAGGGTGTAACACGGGCTGATGCCAAGACCCAGGCACGGGACAGTTATCAGAAAACATCTAAGTGCTTTGGGAAATGGGTTCTTTCTACCTCACACCAGGCACTTCATACTGAACAGCCCATTTATGATGGGGCCAAttgagcagctttctgcttctgcagaaatGCCTAAGAAAGGCATTTCTACCACTCCCTCACCTCTCCTGGCTTCATGCTGGCTCTGGCACTTGTCCAATGCCTTACTGGGCCATCTCAGATCCCTAAGCTGGCAGAAAATGAGCAGCCATGGCAAGGGAAGAGTTTCTGAATCAGCGTGGCTGAAGCGATACCAGCCTGCGGCAGTGTGAGGGCAGcggagctggggctgggcagggactgcCACgctccagcagagagctgggagaggctcagcccctgctccctgctccacctGCACCTCAGGGGCTGTACTTGCTCTGTAGATCTTCACTACCCTTCACAGAGAGAAAGGATCCTTCAGGGGATGAATCAGCTGCCATAAGGTTGTCATTTCTCACTCTCTGCACTGGCTGCAGGGTGAACTATCATCCACAGACTCCTAATTCCAAATTTACCCGGTGTGTTGTGATGAATAGGGACATTCAACTGAATTGTCCATTCAACTGAAAATGGGGCATAAAACTAAAGTTACTGTTTTCTAAAGCTGAGCTGTGTGCAAATGGAAGGagagacaggagaaagaatGTGAAGGGATGACAAAGTACGGCAGCCTCTGGCCAAGACACGGACTCTCCTCACTAGCTTTAGTTCACACAACTAAAGGCAGCACTCTCACAGTGATTCTGCACCTTCTACTTGCGCTGGTGTTGCACTTGGTTAGGGGCTGTAGCacaggcccagctccagctcctgggctcagctcagggaGTGCTCTGTGACAAGGAAGCCTCTGCTGCTGCGCTTGCGTGcgtttgttttgctgttgctcTATTTGCAGTCTAGCTACTGCAAGCCTGACCTTATCACCTACTtaatcattaaatattttgttctgttgCTGCTGATCTATCTGGTGTGACAGCATGCAGTTGATTTCAGGTCAAACTGATAAAGCTGGGCTGCACCACCTTCAATATCCCCCGCACGAGAGAGGTGACCTCAGAGATCCGtgggcagcctgcagccaggccatgttcagcagcacaaagagTGACAATACTGACAGCCACAAACACCTCAAGGGAAATAGCTGGATTTCTAACTCCAGAAAATCCCAACTGCTGTGTGAGGCAGGACATGGCTCTGCAAGGCTCTCTGATGTGGCCCCTTTCAGTGGTTCCTGTGTCTTTGCCCTTGCTCACAAAGAACCCCTCTCAGTAAAAGCCAGCAGGAATTATCCGAGGCTGCAGTCTGGGATGCACTGCTGGCCAAGAATGGGACTGGCAGGGGAGGTGCAGAGATTTTGGGGCATTTAAGTTAAAGGATGCAGGGCTGGTGTTTTAGTGGCCCAGGCTGGCTGACTGGCAGTGGTGTGGTTGCCTTTAGGTGGCCGATACCCAGCGTTCCACGCCCTCACCAGTACCACCAGTCTCAAGCGGTGGCAGAGTGCCACAAGTGCACAAGGGATGGAGGACAACTGGGCCACGAGCACCTTGAGGGGCCTGGCTGCCCCAGGAATGCACCCAGAGCAgtgtcagtgcctggcaggtgTTTTGTGCTcggctctgtgtgctcaggcagggcagcaCGTAGCACCTCGGCTCTGGAGGGAAACACAAAACACGTACCAGACACATCAGTGAGACAGGAATTTCTTGTCATCGCAAGACTTTTACTTACCTTTGTCATTTTAATGCATTGCACTCAGAGCCtggcttggaaaaaaaccacaatacaCTCCCCCTGGCTTTTCAGAGATAATTTAAGTCTCTTTCTAAAAGGCCTTTTTATGAGTTCAGAGGCTCCCAGGGCAAAGTAAAATaccaggagagcagcaccaaCACGTAACTTTTGccctgcagggtgctgctggtCCAAGAAAACCCTGCAGGAACAAACATTTTGCCCAGGCACAGAGCATGTGCCATTGCAAGTCCTCATGGCAGTGCCCACGTTCTGCATCCTGTGCCAGCCAtgttccttcctgcctgcctttaCAGCCCCTCTGCCTCTTAGCTCATGGAGTAGGCAGGGCTGAGTCATCCTAGGCATGCTCTGGGGGAAACCATTGCCTCCAGCCCATTTCTTggaaactaataaaaaaataaatctcagaaaTGTTGCGACACACTTGCTACTCCTGCTTCTGGGTGGCTGTTGTGCTGCAACATCTCCTTAccacacaggcagctctggtgagtgcccagcagctgctcgCTCTGCCACCCAGCTGACCATGCCCCACTCTGGATCAGACCCAcctccttccttgccttcttTGCATTTACAAGGCCAAGGACCCATATTTACTGAATAATGGCCTTTATATGATCTAACCTTTGGACAAATGTACCTTTAGCCTTGTGCTTCCTCATCATGTAAGACAGCCCTTTCTTCCCTGAATGATCATATTCCTTTGGCTGGTTATGCCAAACTTCCTCCTGAAAACCACTATTCAACCAGTTAACTTCAATTATTTTCTAAGCAAGGTTTAAGCCTTGATAAGGGATGCCAGCTTCAGGTGTTTAGTATCTTTGACTTAAAATCATTCAATTTTCCTGTCTTGTTTCCCTTCTGGAGCCTGCCAGGTCAGCTGGTTTCATTAACCTCGTTAACTTCTTCCCTCTATCCCTTAGAAGCTGCTCTCACAAAATGAAGTCCTCCCCGAagtttcaaatttaattttgtctttccGTTGCACTCATGAATCCACTCATGATCACTTGATCCAAGCTAATTTTCTGTGGCTAGCTATTACATGTCTTCTACCTCAGACACAAAGTCTGAAATCACATCCCTCCCGGGCAGTTCAGTGCTGACTTTATGAAGAAGTTTATGGGCTACAACCCCCCAGGGATGGTTGGGCTTCACCATTATTAACAACCTTTGATCTCCACTTGACATCCAGAAAGCCAAAGTCTCCTGTAAAACTGCTGATATTTTTCTCTAGTAACATGGAGACCTCAAATCCTACCTAAGCCTGAATCTGGAGGTTCTAATAGGATTCCAAGagcctttttatttccctgtgtcAGCAGAGTGCTTGGAGGGTCATAGTACTGCTAATGAAGGACCTTGAGGTCTCAGGGAGGAGGAGGTTATAGAGGAATGCCAAGCACCTTTTCCCATGTATATGTTCTTGCACACACATGCATGGGTTTGTAATTTGAAACTCTCTTTACTTCTGGACAGGCTTTGCAAACTGCTTAGACCACATTCTCTGAGGTGTTTAAAGAGGGTGGAGTATGCAGTATTTATTTAGGTACTCTACAAACCTTAATAAGAATTGAGTGCTTGTAGCAATTGCAGAGAGCAAACAGAGAGCCAGCTGGCAGAAACTGAACAGTGCcactgcatttttattgcttctaACCCCAAAAACCAGattattactaaaaaaaaaatgtcttttttaatttcatttctctctgatcCTGCATTAGTTTGtctgctgtgtgcagcagtATTATTAGCTGTAGCCTATTTTTCAACTGGCtataaaaattcagcttttaaattaCCTCCTGGTCCAACTCCTCTTCCGATCATTGGTAACCTGCACTTGGTGGATCTTAGAAGGCAAGATAAATCACTAATGAAGgtaggacaaaaaaaaccctaacccaGACCCTCATAGATTTTAAAGTTGCCTGGGATGTATCAGTGAGaactttttgtcttttttaattcAAACTAACTTGTAAAGGTGTGAAAATTGCTTTATGATATCTTTCTGGGCTTCTTCTAGTCAATGTCTGTGTTGATGCAATGTAATTTAGGAGCAATCAACCATTAAAAGAAGACCTCTGGGTAATATGGGATTTCTTCATGTAATTGTGGTGATGTACATGAAGTCTATAATGCTTGTGGgatttgaaatattaatttgacAGCTTGGACACCCAGAAATCTTTTAAAGCATTAGGATATAACTAACATAAATTAAATTGCTTCCCTCCCCTATGCCCCGGAGATCTGGCAAGAGGAATTCCACATTGCAGTGACCCCAAAACTGCCGTGGAGAGGGCCAAATCCAGACTCTCCACTGCAAAATCCCTTTCCCTCTTGATGAACGGGATATGCATTGAAGTCTAGATGGCAGTGCAAGGGAGAGATGGGAAAGCTGTGCTAAGGAACGGAGTGAATAACCTGTGAGCTCTTCCAATAACCTGTAATTAACAAAACTTACCCCACTGTGTGCAGGaagaggctgctcctggggctgctgggcatTCCCACCTTTTGGGGATGGCTACTTTGGGGCTGGTTCCCTTGGGGATGGCTCCCTCGGGGATGGCTCCTTTAGGGATGGCTCTCTTGGGGCTGGTTCCCTTGGGGATGGCTCCTTTGGGAATGGTTCTCTCAGAGATGGTTCCCTTGGGGATGGCTCCCTCGGGGATGGCTCCTTTAGGGATGGCTCCCTTGGGGTTGGCCTCTTGGGGCTGGCTCCTTTGGGGATGGCTCCCTCGGGGATGGCTCCCTCGGGGCTGACCCACgctggggtcacagagagagTGAGCAAACAGGCAGAGGGTTCACAGCCGGGTGTCCACGGCTCCTGTGACACCCGTGCTCAGCAAACAcgggctgtgctgccatgggGCGAGGccccagcacctggagctgttATGGGCAATGTCAGGGTTGGGGTCAGTTtacccagcagggctgggcagacgctgctgcagcctctgaaCAGCGCTTTGGAATTACCTCCGCGTGCTTTTGTCCCTTGCTAGGCTGTGCTTGGTATTGCCTATGTTTGCCTTGGCTTTGGGATTTCTCCAGAGGGGTTATCCCTCCATCTCACCCCACGGAGAGCAAAAAATGGTGTTTGCACAAAGCAGCTGGCAAAAACTGGGGTTTGTTGGGTGGGCAATGAGGGTGCCCCTTTGTCCTGTGAAAAGAGACACTGCTCCTCTTGTAGCAGGATGCAGGAGTGCTTTAGTACATCAGGAGCATCAGACCAAAGCTTTCCTCTGTGACAGCATCACTATTTGCACTGaactattttctctttctcctgtttGCCCACCTTAGCTGCCATTTGAGGTCCAGTCTTTagtttctttttgctttccgTTTATTTTCTCCTTAACAGCAGAACCAGATTAGTGATGCActgatggggctgggggctccttcATGGCAAGAAGCCTGAACTCCATACAGATGCCAGCGAGGCATCTGTACAAAATGCCTCATGTTTGACCACGATGAGCTCTGGCTCCCAGGTGCCCTTCTGCAGGTAGTGGCtctgcagccattccctgcaggaTGCCAGGATGAAAAATGTCCTTTCAGACAGCACAAGGTGCTGCTTCATGcactctccctcccttcctgaCCATCACAGCTCACCTCTTTTTTTCAGCTTGCAGAAAAATACGGCCCCATCTTCACCCTGCACTTTGGGTTCCAGAAAGTTGTGGTCCTGACCGGGTACGAAGTTGTGCGAGAGGCGCTTGTGAACTACACAGAGGAGTTTGTAGACAGACCATCCATCCCAATATTTGACCAAATTCAGAACAGAAACGGTACTAGAGCAATGAGTGGGGGCATGGGAGGGACAACGCTGCCGCTTAGTGCCtgtgatggtgatgatgatgatgatgaggcACAGCCCAACTGTGCATCCCTGGAGCCCAGCTTTTAAACATCCCCTTGGGCCCTTCTGCAGCCAAGTGACAGCAAACATTTGGCTTTCCTTGCATGCAAT
This window harbors:
- the LOC108962310 gene encoding cytochrome P450 2K1-like — protein: MAVQSFLQYLGSSPLLCLAAGLFALLYFLSSSKKSVCNLPPGPRPLPVIGNLNVVDLKKPFQSLTELSKIYGNVFTVHFGPRKVVVLAGYETIKDALLNHAEEFGERAEIPIFRKMTQGNGIAFSHGELWKTMRRFTLSTLRDFGMGKRTLEIRILEEVNSLLKYFESYHGKPFDTKMILNNAVSNVICSILFGERFEYDDPVFLTLLKLINQNTKLLGSPMVQLYNFYPSLGFLSGASKTVLQNILELNAFLQKLFQEHKEELNENDLTGFVDAFLVKQKQESKKPHTAFSNGNLMFSTLDLFAAGTETTSTTVRWGLLLMMKYPEIQRKIQEEMNHVIEPGELPKLEDRKKMPYTEAVIHEIQRFANIVPMGVSRSTPCDVNFRGYVIPKGTEIIPLLTSALNDESHWKTPHQFNPSHFLDAHGNFIRREAFIPFSIGRRACLGEGLARMELFLFFSGLLRKFVFQPPPGVEKSDLDLTADVGFTLTPMPHLVCAVPCE